From the genome of Gemmatimonadaceae bacterium, one region includes:
- the lspA gene encoding signal peptidase II: MKALFSWPVLLVVVALDRVTKMLAETLLPPNGFPERVMGDAVRLALVYNPGAAFGLYLGSYSRWIFMALTLGALVILWRLYRQTAATEHVRALAIALVASGAIGNLLDRLRSDRGVVDFIDVGVGLHRWPTFNVADMAVSGGAFLLAYVLWGEEQRESATVVTSGTDRSSSGSVEAP, translated from the coding sequence GTGAAGGCGCTCTTCTCCTGGCCCGTGCTCCTCGTGGTCGTCGCCCTCGATCGGGTGACGAAAATGCTGGCGGAAACACTCTTGCCCCCCAACGGATTTCCGGAACGGGTCATGGGCGATGCCGTGCGATTGGCGCTGGTCTACAATCCGGGCGCCGCATTCGGGTTGTACCTCGGCAGTTACTCGCGCTGGATCTTCATGGCGCTGACGCTGGGCGCATTGGTGATCCTGTGGCGCTTGTACCGTCAAACGGCGGCGACCGAGCACGTGCGGGCGTTGGCGATCGCGCTCGTGGCCTCGGGCGCGATCGGTAATCTCCTCGACCGGCTCCGATCGGATCGGGGCGTCGTGGATTTCATCGACGTCGGCGTGGGGCTGCATCGGTGGCCCACGTTCAATGTGGCCGACATGGCGGTGAGCGGCGGCGCATTCCTGCTGGCGTACGTGCTCTGGGGTGAAGAGCAGCGGGAATCGGCAACGGTGGTCACGTCCGGGACCGATCGGTCGTCATCGGGCAGCGTGGAGGCCCCATGA
- the lspA gene encoding signal peptidase II, with product MSASIPESPHALAPSAARTWPFWVIVASVTAVDFVTKAWAVDALSPRHIPHRIVGDVVRFTLAYNPGAAFGMHLGPASRWIFAGLSIVIIGVLLRATADLTRSSRLAAVGVPIVIGGAIGNLLDRILQRDGVVDFIDIGVGNVRFWTFNGADSAVTIGAICLVLALWQQEKEQLALERSRSSSGDTTRDDQAARQSRS from the coding sequence ATGAGTGCGTCCATCCCTGAATCCCCGCACGCGCTGGCGCCGTCGGCGGCCCGGACGTGGCCCTTCTGGGTGATCGTGGCCAGCGTGACGGCCGTTGACTTCGTGACGAAGGCGTGGGCCGTGGACGCCTTGTCGCCGCGGCACATCCCGCATCGCATTGTCGGTGACGTGGTGCGCTTCACGCTGGCGTACAATCCGGGAGCGGCGTTCGGCATGCACCTCGGTCCCGCGTCGCGATGGATCTTTGCCGGGCTCAGTATCGTCATCATCGGCGTGCTGCTGCGAGCCACCGCCGACCTGACGCGCAGCTCGCGACTGGCCGCGGTTGGCGTGCCCATCGTGATTGGTGGCGCGATCGGCAACCTGCTCGATCGCATTCTGCAGCGCGATGGCGTCGTCGACTTCATTGATATCGGCGTTGGCAACGTGCGTTTCTGGACATTCAACGGCGCTGATTCGGCAGTGACAATCGGCGCGATCTGCCTCGTGTTGGCACTGTGGCAGCAGGAAAAGGAACAATTGGCTCTCGAACGCAGCCGCAGCTCCTCTGGCGACACTACACGCGACGATCAGGCGGCCCGCCAGTCGCGCTCGTGA
- a CDS encoding DivIVA domain-containing protein: MTDDAFHLTALDVRRYDFGNALRGYDRARVDQFRDQVAEEIERLTRANQELDQKARNFHEQLKSFRDRDKALNDALVSAQQLRGEIREQAEREAQLIVREARAEADKGLQQVRDDVRRAQDALQQLWRTRRGYLAQLRNQVERQLTELVASEEEPPPPGVQTREGRGAPAADASPSAAPDIPPETEPMLKELRELPPRGSAPTPSWLDVVDD; the protein is encoded by the coding sequence ATGACGGACGACGCCTTTCATCTGACGGCCCTCGATGTCAGACGCTATGACTTTGGCAACGCGCTGCGTGGCTACGATCGCGCGCGCGTCGACCAGTTCCGCGATCAGGTGGCCGAGGAAATTGAACGACTGACGCGCGCGAATCAGGAGCTTGACCAGAAGGCGCGGAATTTCCACGAACAGCTGAAATCGTTTCGCGATCGCGACAAGGCACTCAACGATGCGTTGGTGAGTGCCCAGCAACTGCGCGGCGAGATCCGCGAACAGGCGGAACGGGAAGCGCAACTGATCGTGCGGGAAGCGCGCGCCGAAGCCGACAAGGGGCTGCAACAAGTGCGGGATGATGTGCGCCGCGCGCAGGACGCGCTGCAGCAGTTGTGGCGCACGCGACGCGGGTATCTGGCGCAATTGCGGAATCAGGTCGAACGGCAACTCACCGAGCTGGTGGCCTCAGAAGAGGAACCACCTCCGCCCGGCGTGCAGACGCGCGAGGGGCGCGGCGCGCCGGCCGCCGACGCGTCGCCGTCGGCGGCGCCGGATATCCCCCCCGAAACGGAACCCATGCTCAAGGAGCTGCGCGAACTGCCACCGCGTGGCAGTGCTCCGACCCCATCGTGGCTGGACGTGGTGGACGATTGA
- a CDS encoding isoleucine--tRNA ligase, giving the protein MTAPLYPLLPDLGADAFEQDLLARWDAEHLFETAQAARAGAPPFVFFEGPPTANGRPGIHHVFARTVKDLFCRHRAMQGHFVPRKAGWDTHGLPVEIEVEKELQREAAERDGVDASASATLGGKQLIEQVGVAEFNRRCRENVWKYRGEWEKLSQRTAYWLDYGDPYVTYSNNYVESVWWALRTLHDKGLLFRGHKILPYCARCGTALSSHEVAQGYDDVDDPSVYIALDLLDADGHAAPGARRRILVWTTTPWTLVSNTALAVHPELHYAELRKKSGVDWTVLLAESRVPAVLGVDWADRWDVVATHRGAELTGLRYQRPLDWVPYPEEGRHEIIVAEDFVSADDGTGVVHMSPAFGADDYAAGQRHGLAFVQPVTARGEFAAEVPVVGGVFVKEADTRIIEVLRDRDVLWKASTLTHSYPHCWRCGTPLLYYARGSWFVRTTAVKDDLLARNASVNWNPAEMGSGRFGEWLSNNVDWAISRDRYWGSPLPVWINDEDPTEVDVLGSYADLAERIGRPLPDDFDPHKPYIDAYAWPSPTGTGTMRRVPEVIDAWFDSGSMPFAQWHYPFENHDMVAAQYPADYIAEGVDQTRGWFYSLLAIATGLGDALPNNHAGTAAPYRNVVVNDLVLDATGQKMSKSKGNVVNPWEVLSRHGADAVRLFLVASSQVWVPRRFDENAIREIAGRFLLTFRNVYNGIFAQYANFGWTPSARDPAVADRPLLDRWILSRLARVEADVDRHLTAYDATVAARRIMEFVDDDVSKWYVRLSRNRFYDVASDDNRAAFATLHEVLTVTCRLLAPIAPFMTDAVHRALTGTSVHLASFTRGRDSAGVAAATDEALESSMQDIRKLVTLAHAARDAAEVKVRQPLPSMQCVVPGDPTGAAALSSLLAAELNVKRVEFVTSTDALVALEAKANFRTLGKKFGKETPQVAAAVTALEAAKLRALAAGNSVTITVLGVDRLIEPDDVAIIRRASGAAVVQEDAGYGVALDATVTPELRAEGLAREIISRVQRLRKEARLDVSDRIVLAVAGDDELHRALIEHRERLADDVLAVGVLIGEEAGTPFGRTANGDTWTATQVVDVEGRSVLLALRKDGV; this is encoded by the coding sequence ATGACCGCACCGCTGTACCCACTCCTGCCGGATCTCGGCGCCGATGCCTTCGAGCAGGACCTGCTCGCGCGCTGGGACGCCGAGCATCTGTTTGAAACCGCACAGGCGGCGCGCGCCGGCGCGCCGCCGTTCGTCTTCTTCGAAGGTCCGCCAACGGCCAACGGGCGACCGGGCATTCACCACGTGTTTGCGCGCACGGTGAAGGACCTGTTCTGCCGGCATCGGGCGATGCAGGGACACTTTGTGCCGCGCAAAGCGGGCTGGGATACGCACGGCTTGCCGGTGGAAATCGAGGTCGAGAAGGAACTGCAGCGCGAGGCGGCTGAGCGCGATGGCGTCGATGCGTCGGCGTCGGCGACGCTGGGCGGCAAGCAGCTGATCGAACAGGTTGGTGTGGCGGAGTTCAATCGCCGATGCCGCGAGAACGTCTGGAAGTATCGGGGTGAATGGGAAAAGCTGTCGCAACGTACCGCGTACTGGCTGGACTATGGCGATCCGTATGTCACGTATTCCAACAACTATGTGGAAAGCGTGTGGTGGGCGCTGCGCACGCTGCACGACAAGGGACTCCTGTTCCGCGGGCACAAGATCCTGCCGTATTGCGCACGGTGCGGCACCGCGCTGTCCAGTCACGAAGTGGCGCAGGGTTACGACGATGTCGACGATCCGAGCGTGTATATCGCGCTCGACCTGCTTGACGCGGACGGTCACGCCGCGCCCGGTGCGCGCCGTCGAATCCTCGTGTGGACCACGACGCCGTGGACCCTGGTGTCCAACACGGCGCTGGCGGTCCACCCGGAATTGCACTACGCCGAATTGCGCAAGAAGAGCGGCGTCGACTGGACCGTGCTGCTGGCCGAATCGCGTGTTCCGGCGGTGCTGGGCGTCGATTGGGCCGATCGATGGGATGTGGTCGCCACGCATCGCGGCGCGGAGTTGACCGGGCTGCGCTATCAGCGTCCGTTGGACTGGGTGCCGTATCCTGAGGAGGGACGCCACGAAATCATCGTGGCCGAGGATTTCGTGTCGGCCGACGACGGTACCGGCGTGGTGCATATGTCCCCGGCCTTTGGGGCTGACGACTACGCGGCGGGGCAGCGACACGGTCTGGCGTTCGTCCAGCCGGTGACCGCGCGCGGCGAGTTCGCGGCGGAGGTGCCGGTGGTGGGCGGCGTGTTCGTGAAAGAGGCCGACACGCGCATCATCGAAGTCCTGCGTGACCGCGATGTGCTGTGGAAGGCGTCGACGCTGACGCACTCGTATCCGCACTGCTGGCGCTGCGGCACGCCGCTGCTGTACTACGCGCGCGGATCGTGGTTCGTGCGCACCACCGCCGTGAAGGACGATCTGCTGGCGCGCAACGCCTCGGTGAATTGGAATCCCGCCGAGATGGGCAGCGGCCGGTTCGGCGAGTGGCTGTCGAACAACGTCGACTGGGCCATTTCCCGTGACCGATACTGGGGTTCGCCGCTCCCGGTGTGGATCAACGATGAAGATCCCACCGAAGTCGATGTGCTGGGTAGCTACGCCGATCTGGCCGAACGGATCGGGCGGCCGTTGCCCGACGACTTCGATCCGCACAAACCCTATATCGACGCCTACGCCTGGCCCTCGCCGACCGGCACGGGCACCATGCGTCGCGTCCCCGAAGTCATCGATGCCTGGTTCGACTCCGGATCGATGCCGTTTGCGCAGTGGCATTATCCGTTCGAGAATCACGACATGGTCGCCGCGCAGTATCCGGCCGACTACATCGCCGAAGGTGTCGATCAGACCCGCGGCTGGTTCTATTCGTTATTGGCCATCGCCACGGGGCTGGGCGACGCGCTGCCCAACAATCACGCGGGGACCGCGGCGCCGTATCGCAACGTGGTGGTGAACGATCTCGTGCTCGACGCCACCGGACAGAAGATGTCCAAGAGCAAGGGCAACGTGGTCAATCCGTGGGAGGTGCTGTCGCGCCATGGGGCCGATGCCGTGCGGCTCTTCCTGGTGGCGTCGAGTCAGGTGTGGGTGCCGCGCCGATTCGACGAGAACGCCATCCGCGAGATCGCCGGACGATTCCTGCTCACCTTCCGGAATGTCTACAACGGCATCTTTGCCCAGTACGCGAATTTCGGATGGACGCCCAGTGCGCGTGATCCGGCCGTGGCCGATCGACCACTGCTGGACCGGTGGATCCTGTCGCGGTTGGCACGCGTAGAAGCCGACGTCGATCGCCATCTCACGGCCTACGATGCGACGGTGGCCGCGCGACGAATCATGGAGTTCGTCGATGACGACGTGTCCAAGTGGTACGTGCGCCTGTCGCGCAACCGCTTCTACGACGTGGCGAGTGACGACAATCGCGCCGCATTCGCCACGTTGCACGAAGTGTTGACGGTGACCTGTCGCCTGCTGGCGCCGATTGCGCCGTTCATGACCGACGCCGTCCATCGCGCGTTGACCGGCACGTCGGTGCATCTCGCGTCGTTCACGCGTGGTCGTGACAGCGCCGGTGTCGCCGCGGCGACGGACGAGGCGCTGGAATCGTCCATGCAGGATATCCGGAAACTCGTCACGCTGGCCCACGCGGCGCGCGATGCCGCTGAGGTGAAAGTGCGGCAGCCGCTGCCGTCCATGCAGTGCGTGGTGCCCGGCGACCCCACCGGCGCGGCAGCCTTGTCGTCGTTGCTGGCGGCTGAGCTGAATGTGAAACGGGTGGAGTTTGTGACGTCGACCGACGCCCTCGTCGCGCTCGAGGCCAAGGCCAATTTCCGCACCTTGGGGAAGAAGTTCGGCAAGGAGACGCCCCAAGTGGCGGCGGCGGTGACGGCACTCGAGGCGGCCAAGCTTCGTGCGCTGGCGGCCGGAAACTCGGTCACGATTACCGTTTTGGGTGTTGACCGCTTGATCGAGCCGGACGACGTCGCCATCATCCGGCGCGCATCCGGCGCTGCCGTGGTCCAGGAGGACGCTGGATACGGCGTGGCACTCGATGCCACAGTGACGCCGGAATTGCGTGCCGAGGGGTTGGCACGTGAGATCATCAGCCGGGTACAGCGGCTGCGGAAGGAAGCCCGGCTCGATGTCAGCGACCGGATCGTGCTGGCCGTGGCGGGGGACGACGAATTGCACCGTGCGCTCATCGAGCATCGCGAGCGGCTGGCCGATGACGTGCTGGCCGTCGGGGTGCTCATCGGGGAGGAAGCAGGGACACCGTTCGGCCGTACGGCGAATGGTGACACGTGGACCGCGACTCAGGTGGTGGACGTTGAAGGACGTTCCGTGCTGCTCGCGCTCAGAAAGGACGGGGTGTGA
- a CDS encoding purine-nucleoside phosphorylase yields MHARERVEACAQAIRARFATPIDAAIILGTGLGALADEIAVEQSIDYRDLPNFPLSTVESHSGRLLCGTLSGKTVVAMQGRFHRYEGYSLQQVTFPIRVLRALGAETLVVSNACGGMHPLWAPGNLMLIADHLNLLGDNPLIGPNDDAMGPRFPDMSEPYDVGLRQIAREVAVANGITLREGVYAAVQGPNLETRAEYRFLRAVGADVVGMSTVPEVIVARHGGMRVLGLSIITDQCLPDALEPATVARIIDVARAAEPQLTAVVKGVIARL; encoded by the coding sequence CTGCACGCGCGCGAGCGGGTGGAGGCCTGCGCCCAGGCCATCCGGGCGCGATTCGCCACGCCTATCGATGCCGCCATCATCCTCGGGACCGGACTCGGCGCGCTCGCTGACGAAATCGCGGTGGAGCAGTCGATCGACTATCGCGACTTGCCGAACTTCCCGTTGTCGACCGTCGAATCACACAGCGGGCGGCTGCTCTGCGGCACGCTGAGTGGCAAGACCGTCGTGGCCATGCAGGGGCGGTTCCATCGGTACGAAGGCTATTCCCTGCAGCAGGTGACCTTCCCCATTCGCGTGCTGCGGGCGCTTGGGGCGGAAACGCTGGTGGTGAGCAATGCCTGCGGCGGGATGCATCCGCTCTGGGCGCCGGGCAACCTGATGCTGATTGCCGATCATCTCAACCTGCTGGGTGATAATCCGCTGATCGGTCCGAATGACGATGCCATGGGACCGCGCTTTCCCGACATGTCGGAACCCTACGACGTGGGGTTGCGACAGATAGCCCGCGAGGTGGCCGTGGCCAACGGCATCACGCTGCGCGAAGGCGTGTATGCCGCCGTGCAGGGTCCCAATCTCGAAACGCGCGCCGAGTACCGCTTTCTGCGCGCGGTCGGCGCTGATGTCGTTGGTATGTCCACCGTGCCGGAAGTGATTGTAGCCCGTCACGGCGGCATGCGCGTGCTGGGTCTCTCCATCATCACCGATCAGTGTCTGCCCGACGCTCTCGAGCCGGCCACGGTGGCCAGGATCATCGACGTGGCGCGTGCGGCCGAGCCGCAACTGACCGCCGTGGTCAAGGGCGTCATCGCCCGCCTCTGA
- a CDS encoding chemotaxis protein CheW encodes MPAPAIPPGRTLPSVFGDADDDEQHARVLVVCVGANLYGIPVEQVREVFRGERVTRVPGAPALVRGIVNVRGGVGTVLGLAVLLGAARAVTSSSVVLLEHGSRLIGLAVDAVRDVRAQDDTPADAGASGHAVVTPLDAVALCAPHLLSSEEMGR; translated from the coding sequence GTGCCAGCGCCAGCGATTCCGCCGGGACGGACGCTCCCTAGCGTTTTCGGGGACGCCGACGACGACGAGCAGCACGCCCGGGTCCTGGTGGTGTGCGTCGGTGCGAACCTGTACGGAATCCCGGTCGAACAAGTGCGCGAGGTGTTTCGGGGCGAGCGGGTCACTCGGGTGCCAGGAGCACCGGCCCTGGTTCGGGGCATCGTCAACGTGCGGGGCGGGGTGGGCACCGTGCTGGGACTCGCCGTTCTGCTTGGTGCAGCTCGTGCCGTTACGTCCTCGTCGGTCGTCCTTCTGGAGCACGGATCCCGCCTGATCGGGCTGGCCGTGGACGCGGTACGCGATGTGCGCGCCCAGGACGACACCCCGGCTGATGCCGGAGCGTCCGGGCACGCGGTCGTCACGCCGCTCGACGCGGTCGCGCTCTGCGCGCCGCATCTGCTCTCTTCCGAGGAGATGGGACGGTGA
- a CDS encoding response regulator, whose translation MSRTVLICDDAIFMRTMVGDILQQAGFEIVGEAETGVQAVEKYRLLRPDLVTMDIVMPDMGGIDAVREITKQDPTARILMCSAMGQQALVVEAIQAGAKDFVVKPFQPSRVLEAVNRVLAA comes from the coding sequence GTGAGCCGGACTGTGCTGATCTGTGACGATGCGATCTTCATGCGCACGATGGTGGGGGATATTCTCCAGCAGGCGGGCTTTGAGATCGTCGGGGAAGCGGAGACGGGCGTGCAGGCGGTGGAGAAGTACCGACTGCTCCGACCCGATCTGGTGACCATGGATATCGTGATGCCCGATATGGGCGGCATCGATGCGGTGCGCGAGATCACGAAACAGGATCCGACCGCGCGCATTCTCATGTGCAGCGCGATGGGACAGCAGGCGCTGGTGGTGGAGGCGATCCAGGCCGGTGCCAAGGACTTCGTGGTGAAACCGTTCCAGCCCAGTCGTGTGCTCGAAGCGGTCAACCGGGTGCTCGCGGCGTAG
- a CDS encoding RluA family pseudouridine synthase: protein MADGALERLDLLVARECALSRTQAATLIANGHVTVNKKAERASYRGEAQDHIVVTIPPPPGRDILPESIPLSIVYEDDDLVVVDKAAGMVVHPAPGNWTGTLVNALMARGEPLAEGGGAERAGLVHRLDKDTSGLLLVAKSEIAHRTLSAALAARRITRRYAALTWGHLTADSITVDKPIARDPRDRTRMAIVQDGRVAKTIFTRLARFDSVDLLRAHLHTGRTHQIRVHLASIGHPVVGDDTYGGGGGRRLALLPPKRHFLHAAWLRFRHPVSGVLIDLRSPLPLDLKRSLAALSGMPELAAHQDPLDELGFYSTADGDATGDTAGASASDSAGTDAP, encoded by the coding sequence GTGGCCGATGGCGCGCTCGAACGACTCGATCTCCTGGTGGCGCGGGAGTGCGCGCTATCCCGCACGCAGGCCGCAACGCTGATCGCCAATGGCCACGTGACCGTCAACAAGAAGGCGGAACGCGCGTCATATCGGGGCGAAGCACAGGATCACATCGTGGTCACGATTCCGCCGCCGCCCGGACGCGATATCCTCCCGGAATCGATTCCGCTGTCGATTGTCTACGAGGATGACGATCTCGTGGTGGTGGACAAAGCGGCCGGCATGGTGGTGCACCCCGCGCCCGGCAACTGGACGGGTACGTTGGTCAATGCGCTGATGGCGCGTGGTGAGCCACTGGCGGAGGGCGGAGGCGCGGAGCGGGCGGGGCTGGTCCATCGCCTGGACAAGGACACATCGGGGCTGCTTCTGGTGGCCAAGTCGGAGATCGCCCATCGCACGCTCAGTGCCGCGCTGGCGGCCCGACGTATCACGCGCCGCTATGCCGCCCTCACCTGGGGGCACCTGACGGCCGACTCCATCACGGTGGATAAGCCGATTGCGCGTGATCCGCGGGACCGGACGCGCATGGCGATCGTCCAGGATGGGAGGGTGGCGAAGACCATTTTCACCCGCCTCGCCCGATTTGATTCGGTGGACCTGTTGCGGGCGCACCTGCATACCGGGCGCACCCATCAGATTCGCGTGCACCTCGCGTCGATTGGGCATCCGGTGGTTGGTGACGATACCTATGGAGGTGGGGGAGGGCGTCGTCTCGCCCTCCTTCCTCCCAAACGGCATTTCCTGCATGCGGCCTGGCTGCGATTTCGTCATCCCGTGTCGGGTGTGCTGATCGACCTGCGATCACCGTTGCCCCTCGATCTGAAACGATCGTTGGCCGCGTTGAGCGGGATGCCCGAACTCGCTGCGCACCAGGACCCTCTCGATGAACTCGGCTTCTATTCCACCGCAGATGGCGACGCGACCGGCGATACCGCCGGTGCCAGCGCCAGCGATTCCGCCGGGACGGACGCTCCCTAG
- a CDS encoding TraR/DksA C4-type zinc finger protein: MPKKQLAHFEKRLLEERKRVIKELGHHGDTFGPNGEADGDTSAYSFHMADQGTDAMEREKAFLFASQEGRFLWHIDQALRRLYKSPETFGKCHQCGNDVAFERLDALPHARFCIACKQREEDAKKA, encoded by the coding sequence ATGCCCAAGAAGCAGCTGGCGCACTTTGAGAAGCGACTCCTCGAAGAGCGGAAGCGCGTAATCAAGGAACTCGGCCACCACGGCGACACTTTCGGTCCCAACGGCGAGGCCGATGGTGACACGAGCGCGTATTCGTTCCACATGGCCGATCAGGGCACCGACGCGATGGAACGTGAAAAAGCGTTCCTGTTCGCGTCGCAGGAGGGGCGGTTCCTGTGGCATATCGATCAGGCGCTGCGGCGGCTGTACAAGTCGCCGGAGACGTTCGGCAAGTGTCATCAGTGCGGAAACGATGTCGCGTTCGAACGACTCGATGCGCTGCCGCACGCGCGCTTCTGCATCGCCTGCAAGCAGCGCGAGGAAGACGCGAAAAAGGCATGA